The Alteribacter keqinensis DNA segment AAAGCCGCAGCTGAAAAAGAAGGGCTCGACGTCATTTTTAAACAAGCAGGTTTTGAATGGCGGGAAGCAGGATGCAGTATGTGTCTCGCGATGAACGATGATGTCATCCCTCCTGGCGAGCGATGTGCCTCTACATCAAACCGAAACTTCGAGGGCAGACAGGGAAATGGGGCAAGAACCCACCTTGTAAGTCCGGAGATGGCCGCTGCTGCTGCCATTGAGGGACGCTTTGTAGATGTACGAACACTTACGAGCGAGCCCGTATCATCTTAAGGAGGTAACACACAATGGAACCGATTCGTATACACACAGGCGTTGTGACCCCTCTAAACCGGGCCAACGTAGATACAGACCAGATTATTCCAAAACAGTTTTTAAAACGAATTGAGCGTCAGGGCTTCGGCCAGTTTCTTTTTTATCACTGGCGTTTTGACGATGATGGTAATCCCCGGCCGGATTTTATATTAAATAACCCAAAGTATGATGGTTCAAGTATTTTGGCGGCCGGTGAAAATTTTGGCTGCGGCTCTTCCCGTGAGCATGCACCATGGGCGCTTGAGGACTATGGTTTTAAAGTAGTCATTGCCTCAAGCTTTGCCGATATCTTTTACAACAACTGTGTAAAGAACGGCATCTTACCGGTTCAGCTCACGGAAGACGAAGTCCAGGAGGTGTTAAAGAAAGCTGAAAATCATACGTGTTCCATTACTGTAGACCTTGGGAAGCAGATCGTTCGTGATGACGACGGCTTTGAAGCAGGCTTCTCCATCCCCGGCTATCATAAAGAAATGCTGTTAAATGGCTGGGACGATATCTCGATTACGTTAACACTTGAAGAAAAAATCACACAATTTGAACAAGGAGCGTGAAGACGTTGGGAATTGCTTAACAGGACAAAAGGTGATTGAGGCGCACAAGTACGTGAAAGAGAATGTACACCGTACGCCACTCACCACATCCAATACCATGAATAAAATGACCGGAAAAAGCGTGTACCTGAAGATGGAAAACCAGCAGAAAACAGGCGCATTTAAATTACGGGGAGCATGCTATAAACTCTCCCGTCTCACTGATGCAGAGTGCAGAAGAGGTGTGATTGCCGCGTCAGCAGGAAATCATGCCCAGGGCGTTGCTCTTGCCGCTGCGAAAAGAGGCGTTCAGGCAACGATCTTTATGCCGGAGAAAACCCCTAATGCCAAAGTTCTTGCTACACAAAATTACGGAGCAAAGACTGTTCTGACTGGTGAATCGTTTCAGGAAGCTTACGAAGCTGCTTGTAAAGAGCAGGCACGAACGAAAGCAACATTCGTTCACCCCTTTGATGATGCCGATGTTATGGCCGGCCAGGGAACGATTGCTCTTGAGATGCTGGAAGACCAGCCGCATCTTGATACCATCATCGTCCCGATCGGCGGCGGCGGTCTTATCTCTGGAATTGCGGTTGCTGCCAAACACATCAAGCCTGATATTCGTATTGTAGGTGTTCAGGCACGGGCCGCAAGCGCTGCCTACAATCAGTTTCACAAGCAGGGACCAAAAGTTTTAACGACGGTTTCAACGATTGCTGAAGGAATCGCTGTTAAAAAAACGGGTGCTAATACGCTCCCGGTCATTCATGAGTATGTGGATGATATCGTCACTGTGTCAGAAAACGATCTTGCAACTGCCATGATGTATATGCTTGAGAGAAAGAAAACCCTCGTAGAGGGAGCGGGAGCTGCAGCAATTGCTGCC contains these protein-coding regions:
- the leuD gene encoding 3-isopropylmalate dehydratase small subunit, translating into MEPIRIHTGVVTPLNRANVDTDQIIPKQFLKRIERQGFGQFLFYHWRFDDDGNPRPDFILNNPKYDGSSILAAGENFGCGSSREHAPWALEDYGFKVVIASSFADIFYNNCVKNGILPVQLTEDEVQEVLKKAENHTCSITVDLGKQIVRDDDGFEAGFSIPGYHKEMLLNGWDDISITLTLEEKITQFEQGA
- the ilvA gene encoding threonine ammonia-lyase — protein: MKENVHRTPLTTSNTMNKMTGKSVYLKMENQQKTGAFKLRGACYKLSRLTDAECRRGVIAASAGNHAQGVALAAAKRGVQATIFMPEKTPNAKVLATQNYGAKTVLTGESFQEAYEAACKEQARTKATFVHPFDDADVMAGQGTIALEMLEDQPHLDTIIVPIGGGGLISGIAVAAKHIKPDIRIVGVQARAASAAYNQFHKQGPKVLTTVSTIAEGIAVKKTGANTLPVIHEYVDDIVTVSENDLATAMMYMLERKKTLVEGAGAAAIAALLVHGAKLSSQHCGVVVSGGNVDLAKLPAIQALARDNFLSCLA